CCCCACAAAATTAGAGTGCTCTCAGTTGTTTTCTTTAGCTTCCAAAGGCTTACAATCAGACTGGGCTCACGTGTACTAAACAGATTATccttttatatttgcataatacaatttttataaataacattATAGGTTACACATGTATACTTAGCTGTTTTCAATTCCAAAATCCTCTTAAATGTTTTCACCAGGCAGAATGCAGGAAAGCGGGTTAAATAACATCCTCCATTTACTTGTGACCATTACAGACAGAAAATACCATCTTATTGGTTAAAGCTGTCACCTCCGCCCACATTCCTGGATTCAAGCACTACAGCAAAGTTCAAAGAAGTGTAGGAACCACATGAAGCCTTATGTTACCTCACACTGTTCACTTTGACACATTGTGTAAAGGAGTGTATGGATAGACACACACTTGACTTGATTTAAactccaaaacaaataaaaacacatgaaaGAAAAACTGTGTTCATTGGTTCCCAGGTGCTGAATGTCTATGAACTTCTTTAAGAGACATTCCTAGCAGTGAAAACCGTCAGTAACTGGTCAAAGAGATAAGAGGGGAACACTTCTCTCAGGGTGTTGTCAAACTCTTCTATTATGCATATTATTAATTCATGTCATTGTAAGCCAATTTGGAACAGGTAACAATTTTGATAAACCTGGAAAGGTCACCAGTACAGGTCCCGCTCTCTCATAAATCATTATGTGTACAACAAACAGACTAACTGTGAAATAAACTCTCCAATTTACTTTTCAGAGCCATAAGATGTTTCATCCTTCATATAATGACACTGCACCAGAGTCTATGTATTCTATCAAGTCATTAAAGGAGACTATGTGCTTCAACAGGAAGGAGGCTATGCGCTTCAACATTCATCTTTCCTATGCACCACACAGCTCAGTGGAGACTGCAGTGCATTGATGGAGCTCCTTATTCCCAGGAGAGAGGGGGCATTAAAACTCCATATTGACAAAGAGTTGTGCATTATGCATGCTCCATAATTTATCCCAGACACAATTACAGGCTtatgactgtgagtgtgtgtgtgtgtgtgtgtgtacaacgtgtgtgagtgtgtgtgtgtgtacaactCAAATTCACTTTACAAACTGATAATGTAGCAgataaaatatatgaaacattCCAAAGCTGTAACTGCATCTAAAAATGATCAAGCTCTTCTATTTGTGCGCATATcagttatattaaaataataaccacTCTGACACAGATGTCTTAATAAGCCAATTCCACAAACATAAACGTCAATTGATGTGAAAGCAGGACAGCACTTCAGCCATTACAAACATAGTTCCTAAGCACTATATTACACTGAACAAACTCCTTTGTAGTGTGTGCTATTGTATCTCAATAAACTGCACCCCTCAAAACAATCATCACAGGTAATTGCATTCAACATAATCCTTGCATTTggtttttgcaaaaaaaaatatttgtaaagatGCCATTCAAATTATTAAAACCAAAGACAGAGTGGGTAAATTAactattttcttttgaaaacatcTCAAACATGAATAGCTGATAAAAAGACACAGTCAAGGAACGCGACATCATATGGTAATTTAAAAAGCTACCACTGTACATTAGGCTACGAGCTGGAGAACACAATGCATAAACCAGTGCTGGAAAACTAACAAATTTAACGTCGAACAATTCTAGCGTCATTAACCTAGACTGATCATCTTATCAAGAGATCAAATACTACATCGCAaatttgtgcaaaataaaagccaacCAAAAATACAATAAGACACAATAACAGTTTTAACCATTTAAGATAAATAGAATGATCCTCCCCGAGCATAGCATGCATTCCATTAATCGCTCAGATTAGTCAACAAACGTAGGCTAAttctctttaaataaatataaaccatAGACAGCCGTTCAAATATTTCACATGCTATTCCAAAGTCATGAGTTACAAAGACATTAGGCTATCTACTAGGCTACGTGATAGTGCAGAGAAATGTTGGGACTAAAGCCACCAAACAAACGATGGTCAGACGgtcaagcaaacaaaaatgtgctttaGCTACTTACCGAAAACATTGCCCATTTAAATAGGGAAGTCCATTTTACTGCACAGGGTGGAGAGCTATAATACAAAGAGACGCATAAACGTCGGGCAGTTCCATAAATCTTCCCTTCCTCTTaattctcttcctccttccatTGACACCCACTGTCGCAATTAGCTCAGTTTTAAGCTCCCGACGTCCTACCTGTGAGCATCATGATCGCACCAAGATGTAGGCTACAAATTGATTAACTTAAGTGTAGACGTAGTCTGTCATGTAccatgaaatttaaatttaacgGAAAATGAGGCTGTGCGttgttttcatgttatttttgtttcccaGGGAAGGCATTGTCTTTTTCAGtctgaaaataacaaatagtATCCTAAAATCCTTGCTGTATTATACTGGCGAACACCTGatgttctgaaatgcattttattttacattttggggaaaatgaAGCCGTCCTCGTAGGCTATAAGGCGgcagtaaaaatatatttgtttgattTCCATCTGTCATGTTTCAATATCGCAGTAGACATCAGTAGGATACTGCAGAACACACAttctggaaaatgaaatgcagattGCCTTCTCTTTTGTCAGCTTTGACCTTGAATTTGTTCGGATGTATATCATAAAATACCATAGCTAACCGGCTGCTACCATTATTGCTAGcttattctgaatatttttaaataatcaaacaatttatttaaacgGCCTAGCCAAATTCAACATTGGCTGGCTATAGTTTGAACAGCAGCAGGCTATCTATTCGGATATACCCTTATCAAGCCAGCTCATTGCCCCTTTGAGGTCATAAAACACTAGCTTAATTCCAGTCGTTCACTGCAGTGTCCAGTTagagattgaaaaaaaaacccccccactGAAATTAACTTTTGGATGTATATAGCCAGGATAGGCTATCACATTTTGATTTATGACCCAGTATTAATGggttaaaaatattacaaattagAAATGACTGCAGGAATCCTAAAGAGGAATGAAAGCCTCAATGTAATTTACAGTTATGAGACAATACGTAGGCCTATAATGTTTTGCAACAGCATCCAAATGTGGACTGGTTAAAGAACACCTTGCTGAAATTCACTTTTAGATGCATGTAGCCAGGAAATCAGTTACCATGGTAACTATTGCTAGTAGTATGGTTTAATTTCATGAACCTTGAGACATAACAAAGATTGTGCCTTAAATATGGGCAAATCACAAATTTCATCATGCACTGTTCTGTTGAAAAATCACTCAGTGTAACATAATAATATCCTTTCAGTGCTGCAAAACAAAGATAATTATTCACAAAGACACATTTCAATGTCTGTGACATAACAGTTTATGAATAATGTTAGGACTGTGAGGTAAGTGTTCTTGTATTCTTTAGGGAACAAAAACTTTGTGGCTGCAAGCAGTGCATAACATTATGAATATGTTGTATGTATTATGTTTCAGGCCTTTGCCACcaaatcacatttttctgttaattttattaaatgacAAACAATGAAGGTGAAGTCACTCTATACTTTTTGTTCATGGTGTTAGTCTGGTGAATATTAACCTGAGTGTTCATCATTCTATTAGTTTGTTTCAGACAAATAACTGATATTTtgattatgacatcaccacACATTAAATGTTCTGAACAGAATACCAATTCGATGCTgacacaaattaataaaatatgatgaATACTCGGGTTAATAGCTGCAGAAACTGGATTACTTGTTATAATCATTGATTTGAGCATAATAGTTTAAACTAGCCTATATGGGACATTCTAATAACAAATAAGTAATAGCCATTAGCCTACTTCACTCAGGAGAATAGTTAGTTCATTTTTGCTGGATAAACTGACTTAGTGGCTATTTCTCCAAAAGATATCGAACTGTTAACCTATTAGTGCAACATAAAATAGCACGAAATTGTGAGATTTCTAGACCTTGTTATTATCAAGAGTCCGCTACCACCCTGAGGTCAAACCCCGTAATTGCACCGAATAGAATAACTGAAAAAGCATTGATGTTGAATGAATAATTACTGGGTTAGTGTTGACGAACGATGTAGTATTACTATGAACTGTGGTTTTCACACGATGCCTATCCATAGAGTTAACCGACATTAAGGCAGTTTCAAGAGGATGCAgtccccgcccaccccgccccagAGCCACCTAGTCACCTAGCTCACCTAATCATAGCTCATTTCGAAACGATAACCATTTCTAGTATCCATTACTAAAAACCTGGCTCCGCTAACTCACTGTACAACCAATAGCTAACAAACATGATGTTAACTTGAATTTAGTACATATAGACATTCTTGCACTATTAGGCCGTAGCCATACATTGCAATTGCAATAGGCTCCTGATAAAATGATAGAAACCAAGTTATCTGACTATACAAACACTAGGTAACTCCCATTCTACGTGTGTgcaagaaataaacaaataaataacgttagaaatatataaatatgttcaCTCTTATGTTTAGCTACATAGTTTTAGCAAATATAGGTGCCAAACCAAAATATCCACGGTAAAACGTTACGTTTCCTTCACCCTTCATTTAACCAAGAGAACGTTTACAGTTGGCCAACAAAATGATCTTTGTGAATGCACCATAGAGCGTATATGGGAACATAGAGTTCCGTGTTATGCACATGGCTTTCCACTGAATTTACTTAGCCCAGCCTTAGCTGTCACAGTGGGAGTAAGATGCATAAGGCTGAAAATGAACTAGTTTAGCATTTATCAAATGAAAACTCATTTGTGTCGAATGTATTTTGATACTTAAATCATTCGTCAGTCTGAGAGCAAAAGAAAGCTAACAAGCAGCAACACGGACACAAAGCCAACATAACCACATGAAGTTTGTCAGCCGTAGTTTCGAGTCAGCTAACGCTTTACATTTGCGAAAACGACTGGGGTTTAATTAGTGATCGCCTACTTTGAACTTGCTTTATTGATTGCTGTGCACAATAAGAATACCGCTAGTTAAAAGTATTTATGCTAATATAACGCTACAGCTAAAGCTGATGAACGTTTTGTTGTCCGTCTGACAAGCTGTAACGGtataggtagctagctagttatttTGTTCTGGTTTTGACTAAATGCTTGCAAGATGGGCAGTCCGTTGCTTTGACTTAACCATGGTGTTGACCACGAGAATGGTAtttgtgttgctgctgtttaatgtaatgtagcttTTCGTCGGAGAAGAGTGTTGGTACGTTAATTGCCATATTTTGTGACATAACGTTATTGTAGTTGTGTAAGCTCTAAACGATGCTCTTGAAAGTGTTACCGTTGGACACTGGCGACGCAGGAACTCAGAGATGCAGGTTGGGGCCAGGTTTAATGGCATCCCTGGGACTGCGGATTGGGTCCCCGGTTCATATCACCATCACTGGAGGGGAatgcctatgtactgcatggcCAAGGAGTGACCAGGCCGATGGCTTTTTGCAGTTAGacacaaaatgtacaacaaAGGATCTCAAAGCAATCAATTTCAACAACCTGTCTGTCAGTCTAGAGCAAATCAAAGCAATATGTTCTCAAAAGCTAAAaggtgtgagagtgaatgtagTTGTTCAATGCATAGAGGTTAAGAAACATTCATCTGGTTTCATTCATGACCTTGTGAAAGAGATGCTTCGAGGAATGTGTGTAGCGAGGCAATATATTGTTGATGTTAGTCATTTGAAAACACAAGTGGAGCTTATTCTGATTGAGCATATAGATCCGTTCTGCACTGACAGTGGCTTTATCACTTCTAAAACCAGCGTGAACATAGGAGAGATCAAAACTCTCAACAACTACAGATGCGAGCTTCAGAAATCACCTAGCATATTATTGGGAGGATTGGAGGACGTCTGTGCATCACTGAAAGAAATTCTCAGTTTGCCCCTCCGCTACCCTGAAACACTGCAAAAGCTGGGTCTTTCTTATCCTAAAGGGGTGCTCCTTATTGGTCCTCCAGGGGTTGGCAAGACCATGCTAGTAAGAAATGTGGTGATGGAAGTTAGTGCCGCTTTGATAACAGTTAATGGGCCTGTGATTCTGGGGTCCAGGcctggagagagtgaggaaaaCCTAAGGAGGACATTCAAACAAGCAAGTGAGGCTGCCCAAGAAGGGCCGTGTGTCTTGTTCATAGATGAAATTGACTCATTGTGCCCGAGGCGAGCTGGCTCAACTAGTGCTCCTCAGAACAGGGTGGTAGCACAACTGTTAACGCTTATGGATGGCATTGGTAGCGATGCACGTTTTGTCATCATTGGAGCCACCAACCAACCAGACACTTTGGATCCTGCCttgagaagaccaggaagatttGACAGAGAGGTAACGGTTCTatctttttttgaaatgcattattgttCTGTCTCTAAATTCCTGCAACaacattcaattaattttctttttctattttttaaaattctaggTCATCATTGGTGTGCCAACACTTCACCAAAGAAAGTCTATCCTGGACGTGCTCAGCTCTAAGATGTCCCTCTCTGACGATGTGGATTTTGTTGCATTAGCTGAAATGACCACAGGGTATGTGGGAGCTGACCTGAGTGCGCTCTGCCGAGAAGCTGCTTTGCAAGCCATTCTTCGTGGCTCCCAGGTAGCGTATGATCAATGTGCTCACATAAACCACATATATTTGGAGTTGGTATGGGATAAAGTTGACTCATTACTTGTATCTCAACACAGAAGTATAGCCTGTACTGTATTTCAATTGCATGCTCAACATTATTTTGACCTGTTGATATTTATAATAAACAgaggtgttgtttttttgtttgttttttgtttttttaaattttttgaagGATTCTCAGAGTCAAAAGATAGATATGAAACATTTCCTTGAAGCACTAAAGAAGGTTCAGCCCTCCTGCCTTAGAAGCAGCATCGGACTAACCGATTTCAAACCAATCTCCTGGGACCAAATAGGTGGATTGGAAGATGtcaaactaaaactgaaacagGTACTGTATTACTGAAAAATAAGCACACACGCAAAGACTGGAATTTGACACAGATCAAACAAACTCTGTTGTATcactgtgtttttaaagagCATTGAATGGCCCATGAAGTTTCCAGAAGCCTTCATCAGGCTTGGTCTATCCCGTCCACGTGGTGTCCTGCTGCATGGTCCTCCCGGATGCGCCAAAACCACGCTTGTAAAAGCTGCCGCCTCTTCCTCGCACTGTgctttcctgtctgtcagtggAGCTGACCTCTTCTCACCATTTGTTGGGGATTCAGAAAAAGCCTTGGCTCAGGTATGTTTTTCAtcaagaatcttttttttattgaacctcAAGAGCTGCCTTTTCACATCAGATCTGAACACCTTAAGCAGATTATAGTGGATTTACAGTAAATTCTGTCCAATAGATACAGTGTactttaattttgcatttgtgatgatTTGCTTGTACAGTAGCATTGCAGATCAGTGAAGGAGGCAGAGGATTTGAATGAGGGCGTGGCAATATATCGCGACGATAATTATAAAATGCAATAACAGTTGTCACCACTGTGTGGCGTATTGCCTTTATTTTCATCATATTCTGTGTAATTATACCTGATGCAGTGGTAAACAACCTCGCTTCAGAGCCACGTGAAATGCTTCAAGACAAAGACGTCAGCACTGTTATCTGTTGGGTGACCATAAGACAGCAATCAGCAGCACGACCTTGCAGCTGCCATCTGATTGATataaacacatcacatgatcaatTGGAAACTGGCACTGcttattggctgttttttcaACACCCAATAGATAGTAGGGCATTATGTTATTTTTCTCCGGAAGCATTACACGCAGCTTCTTGTTTACAAACGCATCAGGTATagttaaagagaaaaagaggaaaagaaaggtaACACACCATATAGCGGCTAAGTCTATTACTGCATTCAGTAATTATCATTGCAGTATATCACCCAGCCCTAATTTGAATCATTCTTATGGttattttcttcacagctcttcCGTCAGGCCCGAGCCTGTGCTCCATCCATCCTCTTCCTTGATGAGATTGACTCCATCCTGGGCTCCCGCTCTGACAGTAGAGCGCCCCACAGTGTCCAGGCAAGgatgctgtctgtgctgcttaATGAGCTGGATGGAGTGGGATTTAAGGtccaggagaggagggggacacagagggagagtTGTCATCTTGAGGGATCCACTGAGTTCCAGCAGGAGCAACAGGTAGATGAACAGGGATGATGGGGGTACATCTCTCCCACAATATAATTATCATGACATTGGAGCAATGATGGTCTGTATCATGATACAATGGTAAGACTTTCCTCAGgggattcatttttaatatcacACATTGTTTGTTGGGAAGAAATTagcattttctcatttattaatAATCCACATCACTTTGTTTCCTAAATGGTAATATAGTGTGTCATTGCATACAAAGAGTACAcactaaaatacatttatgtttttatgagaTTGACACTCACTTCCTCAGTTACATTCTGTTCCTTCCTCTCAAAGTCATGACTAATAAAACTTGGATGAATCGCCTCCTCCCTAGGAGCTTGGCCTGAAGCCCAAAAGGTGTAATGTGTTGTCTTTGCTTTATAATGGTATGCCTTATGCCTCTGCTCGATACATTTTAGATGGACTGCCAGGAAGTATGCAACCAGGATGTAATGATTGTAGCTGCAACGAACAGACCTGGAGCGCTGGACAGTGCTCTGCTACGACCAGGCAGGCTGGACCAGATCATCTATGTGCCACCACCTGACATGGAGGTACACATTcggctgcttttaaaaattctgaCTTCTGACTCCAACCTGATTTTCTCATGTGCATAGTATTGCAATGCAGTGTAGCTCTTTTGTTGACTGAGTGAGATTCTATGGTATTTTGAAGATGCATGACAATGATTTAAAGTTGAAACTATGGCACAGAGGTGCATGCACATTCCAGTTTGGACCGTATTCCGCTGACGTGGGTTTTTTCCGCAGGCCCGGCTGGCTATCCTAGAGATCTGCACTAAGAGGATGCCTTTGGAGTCTGATGTCTGTCTGAAAGAGCTGGCACGGCAAACCATTCTATTTTCTGGAGCTGACTTGGAAAATCTCTGCAAAGAGGTAAAGAAATGTGTGTTCTATAATAAAGCTTCAACACATTTCCCTGCCATTCATTCATCTGATGGTAATTACTCTTACAAAATGTAACTTTGTATTAAGGAtctgtattttagtttttttggttttgtttagtgtattttttaagAATAGGGCTTATTTAATTGAGCTGTTTATTCTTGCAGTCTCTCATGGTCAATTGCAGTGTACTTAGCGTGTTTAAACCCCTTGACCACGGAACTGCACTACAACTGGAACAGCCAAttcttatttcacagatttgaaTAGCTATTCCTGTTGTAATGCAGTTTTGCGATCTAGGGGTTTAAACCcaaggtttaaactccagctaagcacattGCAATTCACCGTCAATGTCTAATTTAATACCTCCTATATTTTGTATAGTTGTACTATACAGGCCATCATTGTCACATTTTGCGAAGGCTGTTTTTAATTCTGATGGATAGGTAGCTGGCTAGGGCTGAAATTCCAGTGATATCAAGTTCTCACTAAATGTGGGACTTCAAAAGCACTTGTGCTTCCAATAGTGCCTTCAGGAAAGAACTTGACGTTTTCATAATAGTTGCTTCTGTGGCCATTTGAGCCCAGCCTTTTCAGTTGATTAATAGATTTTGTTTTGAGTGTGTTTTAATCAATTacctctgtttttgttttgttgctgttaGGCAGCACTGTCGACACTACAGGAAGAGGGCATGGATGCTTCCAGCATAAAACACAGATACTTTATTAAATCACTGCAAAGTATGACACCTTCCCTCAAGGGCCAGCAAATAGACCATTATCAGCAACTGTTCACAAGTTGAAACCTAACCCctgcattctttcattttatggGTCTTTTGATAAAAAGATATGTCTATTTTAGCATTTACTATAATTTGTACTGTTAcatatttttaagaattttaagaaaacaaaccaaTAGAAATAATTTCATGCCAAGACCCTTTGGCTACAATGAAGAAAGAATAAACTGTGAAGTGAATGCTGAAATTCTGTTTGTTGATTCTGTAAAACAAGTGCTGTGTCCTGGAACACAACATCAAGTTTTGAAATGGCTTGATCAAAAGACTGGATGTCAGgatgctgggtggctcatcctaaTAACCTTAACTGTTTGTTCGATCAAATAGTAGACCACATTTGACTTAAAAGCAATATAGTTCAAAAACTTGTGGGATAGTTGAAGGCACTGTTTGAGTGCATGGATGGATCCCAAGGCCTGGTGTCAAATACAAACCATATGCCGGCTTTGGTGAGAAGTCATGTGTGGCAATGCACTATTGGCTGTAGCATCGCCTAGCGATGGAAGGGGTTTCAGTTGGTGCACCAACAGCCCACATTGGTTGATCCGGTGCCCACAAGTCCCCCTATTTGCTGCACATTAaaggcctgatttactaaggcCATTAGCATGCGCAAAACCTTTtaccacacacaaaaccaatgaTGCAACCAATGATTGGGACAAAATAAATACCATGACCACTCGCTAAATCTGGCCATACGTGGTTTCCTCCATCTCATGTCTCTATAATCTTGATTTACGGTAACTGCGGTGTGATAAGTGGTGCTGTAACATTATGTTAACTTTATGGATTGTAGGACAGTGAGATAATGAACAGTATCATTTTAGACTGGCTTCTGCTGAATTGTAAAATTGCAGTTGTCGGGTTTAGATTATTTTACAGCTCGATAACAGAAATCAATAACACACCGGACCAGACCAACTGTCattgtgttgtattttgtgttctATGAAGTATACAGTGATCACCCAAGATATACAAATTCAAAAGATTCTTTATCAGGCAGTTATGAACAGCAAGTGAAAATGAGaattttctcaattttttttattcatgattaCCAGAGGGATACATTTCACAAGTGATCTGTGAATGATTGCTTTGGTCCAGTTTCTTTTGGGTGCAGTCAGATTACTTATCAATGTCTGACTTTGACTTCTCTGTCTACAAGGATATCTTTGACCCATAAAACCAGGCTAAAGTCTGAGATGTCAAAACCATGGGCTGACCCAGTTCTCATACTGTTCGTTATCCGTGAGAGATGTTTGATACATATTGGCTGTTTACTGGATGTCTTAGAACAGTGTTTCACAAATAGGGTCCTGGTGAACTACTGTGCATTACTGTTggtctccatttaaaaaaaatgcctgaCAACATCTGTGTGCTAGTTGCCTTTTAAGCCGTGCATTAAGTGTCTGTATCCAACTCGTGTCTGTGCAAGCCAGATTTGTCAActgctgtgtgtaaataaaaagtGGATAGCTGAGATCCTGTGCTTCACATGCTTGTCTGTACTCTCCCAATTCGATAGCAGAGATTGCAGCAATGTACA
This region of Anguilla anguilla isolate fAngAng1 chromosome 5, fAngAng1.pri, whole genome shotgun sequence genomic DNA includes:
- the spata5l1 gene encoding spermatogenesis-associated protein 5-like protein 1 isoform X2 translates to MLLKVLPLDTGDAGTQRCRLGPGLMASLGLRIGSPVHITITGGECLCTAWPRSDQADGFLQLDTKCTTKDLKAINFNNLSVSLEQIKAICSQKLKGVRVNVVVQCIEVKKHSSGFIHDLVKEMLRGMCVARQYIVDVSHLKTQVELILIEHIDPFCTDSGFITSKTSVNIGEIKTLNNYRCELQKSPSILLGGLEDVCASLKEILSLPLRYPETLQKLGLSYPKGVLLIGPPGVGKTMLVRNVVMEVSAALITVNGPVILGSRPGESEENLRRTFKQASEAAQEGPCVLFIDEIDSLCPRRAGSTSAPQNRVVAQLLTLMDGIGSDARFVIIGATNQPDTLDPALRRPGRFDREVIIGVPTLHQRKSILDVLSSKMSLSDDVDFVALAEMTTGYVGADLSALCREAALQAILRGSQDSQSQKIDMKHFLEALKKVQPSCLRSSIGLTDFKPISWDQIGGLEDVKLKLKQSIEWPMKFPEAFIRLGLSRPRGVLLHGPPGCAKTTLVKAAASSSHCAFLSVSGADLFSPFVGDSEKALAQLFRQARACAPSILFLDEIDSILGSRSDSRAPHSVQARMLSVLLNELDGVGFKVQERRGTQRESCHLEGSTEFQQEQQMDCQEVCNQDVMIVAATNRPGALDSALLRPGRLDQIIYVPPPDMEARLAILEICTKRMPLESDVCLKELARQTILFSGADLENLCKEVKKCSTVDTTGRGHGCFQHKTQILY
- the spata5l1 gene encoding spermatogenesis-associated protein 5-like protein 1 isoform X1, translating into MLLKVLPLDTGDAGTQRCRLGPGLMASLGLRIGSPVHITITGGECLCTAWPRSDQADGFLQLDTKCTTKDLKAINFNNLSVSLEQIKAICSQKLKGVRVNVVVQCIEVKKHSSGFIHDLVKEMLRGMCVARQYIVDVSHLKTQVELILIEHIDPFCTDSGFITSKTSVNIGEIKTLNNYRCELQKSPSILLGGLEDVCASLKEILSLPLRYPETLQKLGLSYPKGVLLIGPPGVGKTMLVRNVVMEVSAALITVNGPVILGSRPGESEENLRRTFKQASEAAQEGPCVLFIDEIDSLCPRRAGSTSAPQNRVVAQLLTLMDGIGSDARFVIIGATNQPDTLDPALRRPGRFDREVIIGVPTLHQRKSILDVLSSKMSLSDDVDFVALAEMTTGYVGADLSALCREAALQAILRGSQDSQSQKIDMKHFLEALKKVQPSCLRSSIGLTDFKPISWDQIGGLEDVKLKLKQSIEWPMKFPEAFIRLGLSRPRGVLLHGPPGCAKTTLVKAAASSSHCAFLSVSGADLFSPFVGDSEKALAQLFRQARACAPSILFLDEIDSILGSRSDSRAPHSVQARMLSVLLNELDGVGFKVQERRGTQRESCHLEGSTEFQQEQQMDCQEVCNQDVMIVAATNRPGALDSALLRPGRLDQIIYVPPPDMEARLAILEICTKRMPLESDVCLKELARQTILFSGADLENLCKEAALSTLQEEGMDASSIKHRYFIKSLQSMTPSLKGQQIDHYQQLFTS